Proteins from one Peptostreptococcaceae bacterium genomic window:
- a CDS encoding IS1634 family transposase, translating to MALVYVKNKKNGTTYVYESTNYWDKEKQQSRSKRVCIGKSDEAGNLIPSKRFSEPQPVSPLKRGPVPATQAKRSFYGATYLFDALGDKLDVTKDLRTCFPDTYKQILSIAYYLILEDRNPLSRFPKWERTHKHPYEKNISSQRSSELFSSITEDSKEHFFKLQGKRRTENEYWAYDTTSISSYSESLKQVKYGRNKDHDPLAQINLALLFGETSNLPFYYRKLPGNIPDVKTLKNLLADMDFLGFAKVKLVMDRGFYSEDNVNALYQNHLKFLMATKVSLKFVRKELDQVRDTIRSRSNYNTMYQLHAHTAMIAWEYTQIRPYKCDVIKESRRMYLHIYYNGEKALEQENKFNLLLDKLEEELISGKRKPENEKQYNKYFDVTTTPVRGTKVTAKQEAINQAQKDYGFFALISNEINEPIEALEIYRNKDLIEKGFGNLKERLNMRRTTVSSDSALEGKLFVQFIALVYLSYIKKQMSDQGLFKKYTMQELLDELDIIECFEQPGNNIRIGEMTKKQEGLYHKLGVKPPTTL from the coding sequence ATGGCTCTTGTATATGTGAAGAATAAGAAAAACGGCACTACCTATGTATATGAATCAACCAACTATTGGGACAAGGAAAAGCAGCAATCAAGAAGTAAGCGTGTCTGCATTGGTAAATCAGATGAAGCAGGTAATCTCATCCCATCAAAACGCTTCAGTGAACCCCAGCCTGTATCGCCTCTAAAGCGAGGACCAGTACCTGCGACGCAAGCAAAACGTAGTTTTTATGGAGCTACCTATTTATTTGACGCTTTAGGCGACAAGCTTGATGTCACCAAAGACTTGAGAACCTGCTTCCCGGACACCTATAAGCAGATCTTGTCTATTGCATATTACTTGATTCTTGAAGATCGGAATCCATTAAGTCGCTTTCCGAAATGGGAGCGTACTCACAAACATCCTTACGAGAAGAATATTTCATCTCAAAGAAGCAGTGAACTTTTTTCATCCATCACAGAAGACAGCAAAGAACACTTCTTCAAACTCCAAGGAAAACGCCGAACTGAAAATGAATACTGGGCCTATGATACAACCAGTATATCTTCCTATTCGGAATCGCTTAAGCAGGTCAAGTATGGCAGAAACAAGGACCATGATCCTCTGGCGCAGATTAATCTAGCATTGTTGTTTGGTGAAACATCCAATCTTCCTTTTTATTACCGGAAGCTACCTGGAAACATACCAGATGTCAAAACATTGAAAAACCTTCTTGCAGACATGGATTTTTTAGGCTTTGCCAAGGTGAAACTGGTAATGGATCGTGGTTTCTACAGCGAAGATAATGTCAATGCACTCTATCAAAATCACCTAAAATTCTTAATGGCAACAAAAGTGTCCTTGAAATTTGTACGTAAAGAGTTAGATCAGGTACGTGATACCATAAGGTCTAGGTCAAACTACAACACCATGTACCAACTTCATGCACATACAGCCATGATTGCTTGGGAGTATACACAAATCCGTCCTTATAAATGTGATGTCATCAAAGAGTCTCGAAGAATGTATCTCCACATCTATTACAATGGCGAGAAAGCCCTTGAACAGGAAAACAAGTTCAACCTTCTCCTGGATAAGCTTGAAGAAGAACTAATTTCAGGCAAGCGAAAGCCAGAAAATGAGAAGCAATACAATAAGTATTTTGATGTAACAACAACACCAGTAAGAGGAACCAAAGTAACTGCCAAACAGGAGGCAATCAATCAAGCTCAAAAAGACTATGGTTTCTTTGCATTGATTAGCAACGAAATCAATGAACCGATAGAAGCATTGGAAATCTACCGAAACAAAGACTTGATAGAAAAAGGATTTGGTAATTTGAAGGAACGTCTGAATATGCGACGTACAACCGTTTCATCTGATAGTGCCTTGGAAGGTAAGCTGTTTGTGCAATTCATAGCGTTAGTCTATTTGTCTTATATAAAAAAACAGATGTCTGATCAAGGTCTTTTCAAAAAGTATACAATGCAGGAGCTACTTGATGAATTGGATATCATTGAATGCTTTGAGCAACCAGGAAATAACATACGTATTGGTGAAATGACCAAGAAACAAGAGGGACTTTATCACAAGCTTGGTGTTAAGCCACCAACCACGTTATAA
- a CDS encoding patatin-like phospholipase family protein, with translation MGKLGLVLEGGGAKGAYQVGAYKALMELGIEIDGIAGTSIGAINGAMIAQGSFERCYDVWHGIRPSTLFDVDEGYIKRIIGFELDEKSLSYAAKAIKEIMQNNGLDTTLVKGIIRDNIDEKMLRDSKMDFGFVTFSLTDMKPLELYKEDVPLGKMHDYIMASASVPVFKLEKIDNKIFIDGGFHDNMPVNLLARKGYKDIIVIRSFGMGRVKKVDHENLNITYITPSEPLGRTLDFTNDKALRNIEMGYYDTLRLYRGYRGEKYCIETDAGEDFFLDFFKGLDEKTVLEMGRVFGISGMPWRRMLFEHILPRMAAVLDLKDTATYGDLLLRFLEQQAKAYNVNRFAVYSMEELFNEAKKKYKPTNSGVFNKLPDFVKQNELLMLSRNVKDEILAEFMGILMNREEKKTDLFISDKANRKVARDIEKGRKRNGKQ, from the coding sequence ATGGGGAAGCTGGGTTTGGTTCTTGAAGGCGGAGGCGCCAAGGGAGCTTATCAGGTTGGAGCATACAAGGCTCTTATGGAGCTTGGAATAGAGATCGACGGGATTGCGGGAACATCCATTGGAGCAATCAACGGTGCGATGATAGCTCAGGGTTCTTTCGAGAGGTGCTACGATGTTTGGCACGGGATAAGACCGTCAACGCTTTTTGATGTTGACGAGGGTTATATTAAACGCATAATAGGCTTTGAGCTTGATGAAAAGAGCCTTTCTTATGCGGCAAAAGCTATCAAGGAAATAATGCAGAACAATGGTCTTGACACAACCCTTGTGAAGGGCATAATCAGGGACAATATAGATGAGAAAATGCTTAGGGATTCGAAAATGGATTTCGGGTTTGTTACTTTTTCTCTCACGGACATGAAGCCTCTTGAGTTATACAAGGAGGATGTTCCCTTGGGCAAGATGCATGATTATATAATGGCTTCTGCGTCTGTGCCTGTTTTTAAGTTAGAAAAGATAGACAATAAGATTTTTATTGACGGGGGCTTTCATGACAACATGCCTGTGAATCTCCTAGCGAGAAAGGGCTATAAGGATATAATAGTAATAAGGTCCTTTGGCATGGGCAGGGTTAAGAAGGTGGACCACGAGAACCTAAACATAACCTACATAACTCCATCGGAACCACTGGGCCGCACACTGGATTTTACCAACGACAAGGCGCTAAGGAACATCGAAATGGGCTATTATGATACGCTTAGGTTATATAGGGGATACAGAGGCGAAAAGTATTGCATTGAAACAGACGCGGGAGAAGATTTTTTTCTGGATTTTTTCAAGGGCCTGGATGAGAAAACCGTTCTTGAAATGGGAAGAGTTTTCGGAATTTCGGGAATGCCTTGGAGGCGCATGCTGTTTGAGCATATACTGCCTAGGATGGCTGCGGTGCTCGACCTTAAGGATACGGCTACATATGGAGACCTATTGTTGAGATTTCTGGAGCAGCAGGCGAAGGCGTACAATGTAAATCGTTTTGCTGTTTATAGCATGGAGGAGCTTTTTAATGAGGCAAAGAAGAAATATAAGCCAACGAACAGTGGCGTTTTCAACAAGCTGCCGGATTTTGTCAAGCAAAACGAGCTTTTGATGCTTTCACGAAACGTCAAGGACGAAATACTTGCTGAATTTATGGGTATTCTCATGAATAGGGAAGAAAAAAAAACGGACTTATTTATTTCAGATAAAGCAAATCGAAAAGTTGCGAGAGATATTGAAAAAGGGAGGAAGAGAAATGGAAAACAATAA
- a CDS encoding phospho-sugar mutase — protein sequence MENNKFYEEWLAAKEIDEDTKLELKGIAGDAEEIEDRFYKDLEFGTGGMRGIRGAGRNRINKYNIRKVTQGLASYLDKNVDGAAEKGVAIAYDSRIKSDEFAWEASEVLAGNGIRVYLYEGIRSTPQLSFTVKRLGCAGGIVLTASHNPPEYNGYKVYGENGGQIVPKISEPLIAEVKRIEGFKGILRMNREEALKKGMIKLIGSEMDEEYYESVLSLSTVNAENREAVKGLKIVYTPLHGVGLEPVTEVLSRDGFQHVTVVPEQEKPDGTFPTVKKPNPEEPEALKMALDLAEKNGADLVIATDPDSDRVGLAARNSQGRLESLLGNQVGPLLIDYILSHKKLMKGDFIVKTVVTSDMGAAVARHYGVDSYETLTGFKWICDKAMELEREGGKRFVFGYEESIGYLAGDFTKDKDAVISAMIASEMAAFFKANGMTLHDALRALWERHGFYKDHLISLWLEGRDGKERIGRIMKSFRNNSPRIIGGAAVTEIVDFNSSTKTYVDRKESEILRFHKSNVLKFKFGDSCWFAIRPSGTEPKIKIYFSVMDRDEAKASKKMEDMIGEVSKLIEEVK from the coding sequence ATGGAAAACAATAAATTTTACGAGGAATGGCTTGCTGCAAAAGAAATAGATGAAGATACAAAATTGGAGTTGAAAGGTATTGCAGGCGACGCTGAAGAGATAGAGGACAGGTTCTATAAGGACCTGGAATTCGGGACCGGAGGAATGCGAGGCATTCGCGGGGCCGGCCGGAACAGAATAAACAAATACAATATAAGAAAGGTTACCCAGGGACTGGCTTCGTATCTCGATAAAAATGTGGACGGAGCGGCGGAGAAGGGTGTTGCAATTGCCTATGACAGCCGTATAAAGTCAGATGAATTTGCATGGGAGGCGTCAGAGGTTCTTGCCGGAAACGGCATAAGGGTTTATCTTTACGAGGGAATAAGATCCACTCCCCAGCTTTCATTTACAGTGAAGAGGTTGGGTTGTGCGGGGGGTATTGTCCTCACCGCCAGTCATAACCCGCCGGAGTATAACGGGTACAAGGTTTACGGGGAAAACGGGGGACAGATAGTCCCCAAGATAAGTGAGCCTCTTATTGCTGAGGTTAAAAGGATTGAGGGCTTCAAGGGGATTTTGAGAATGAATCGCGAAGAGGCTCTAAAAAAGGGAATGATAAAGCTTATAGGCAGCGAAATGGACGAGGAATATTACGAATCGGTTTTAAGTTTGTCGACTGTGAATGCTGAGAACCGCGAGGCTGTAAAGGGTTTAAAAATAGTATATACGCCGCTTCACGGGGTTGGCTTAGAGCCTGTTACAGAGGTGCTTTCACGGGATGGATTCCAGCATGTGACTGTGGTGCCTGAACAGGAAAAGCCCGATGGAACCTTTCCGACGGTGAAAAAGCCGAATCCTGAGGAGCCGGAGGCGCTTAAAATGGCGCTTGATCTGGCAGAGAAAAACGGAGCGGACCTGGTAATAGCTACCGATCCGGATTCGGACAGGGTTGGACTTGCGGCAAGAAACAGCCAAGGAAGGCTTGAATCGCTTTTGGGAAACCAGGTGGGACCGCTTCTTATAGATTATATTCTTTCGCATAAAAAGCTAATGAAAGGTGATTTTATCGTCAAGACGGTTGTGACATCGGACATGGGAGCAGCTGTTGCAAGGCATTACGGCGTGGACAGTTACGAGACTCTGACAGGCTTCAAGTGGATTTGCGACAAGGCAATGGAGCTTGAGAGAGAGGGCGGAAAGCGCTTTGTTTTCGGATACGAGGAAAGCATAGGGTACCTTGCAGGAGACTTTACCAAGGACAAGGATGCAGTTATTTCTGCAATGATAGCGTCTGAGATGGCAGCCTTTTTCAAGGCCAATGGCATGACTCTGCATGATGCACTTAGGGCATTGTGGGAAAGGCACGGCTTCTACAAGGACCACCTGATTTCGCTTTGGCTTGAGGGACGCGACGGCAAGGAACGCATAGGGAGAATAATGAAAAGCTTCAGGAATAATTCGCCAAGGATAATCGGCGGAGCTGCTGTAACTGAAATAGTTGATTTCAATTCATCGACTAAAACCTATGTGGACAGAAAGGAATCGGAAATTTTGAGGTTCCATAAATCCAATGTTTTGAAATTTAAATTTGGAGATAGTTGCTGGTTTGCCATAAGGCCCAGCGGAACCGAACCGAAGATTAAGATATATTTCTCGGTCATGGATAGGGATGAGGCGAAGGCTTCTAAAAAGATGGAGGATATGATAGGTGAAGTCAGCAAATTGATTGAAGAGGTAAAATAG
- a CDS encoding glucose-6-phosphate isomerase — translation MKGKKEYGKGSPMDIRLDYDRAKTDLSGIIHELEHAFSRILRKRNQGYLGFMDLVSHQKDIERIKKKSEWIRQRFDNFVVIGIGGSSLGSLALHEALNGKYYNDKPKSIRNGPKFYVLDNPDPESVGDLLDILEPEKTVFNVITKSGSTSETMSNFMIVYDWLYKNLPEKAVAERIIATTDAKDSILLDIAREKGLDTFYIPGNVGGRFSVLSPVGLLSACTCGIDIDGLLMGAEDMANRCNNFYPEDNPALMDAAVHFMMMKAGRNISVLMPYADRLRYLSDWHSQLWAESLGKKSDNDEKVVHTGQTPVKALGTIDQHSQVQLYAEGPDDKIITFLRVERFRRDMAIPGRFSGYKNLEVLANRGLSELMNAEQLATEDALSEFGRPILTIVFPEINEETVGQFIYMQELKTAYCGELLNINAFNQPGVELGKVLTRKYMMKTGENPERFKNQTLSKDGI, via the coding sequence GTGAAGGGTAAAAAGGAATATGGAAAGGGGAGTCCTATGGATATCAGGCTTGATTATGATCGGGCAAAGACGGATTTATCGGGAATTATTCATGAGTTGGAGCATGCCTTCAGCAGAATTTTAAGGAAAAGAAATCAAGGTTATCTTGGATTCATGGATTTGGTGAGTCATCAAAAGGATATTGAAAGGATTAAGAAAAAGTCAGAATGGATAAGGCAAAGGTTTGATAATTTTGTTGTCATAGGCATTGGAGGGTCGAGTCTTGGCAGTTTGGCTCTGCATGAGGCCTTGAACGGAAAGTATTACAATGACAAACCGAAATCCATTCGGAATGGTCCCAAATTTTATGTGTTGGATAATCCTGACCCTGAAAGTGTTGGTGACCTGCTTGATATTCTGGAGCCCGAAAAAACGGTTTTTAATGTTATAACTAAATCGGGCAGTACTTCAGAAACCATGTCAAATTTTATGATAGTCTACGACTGGCTATATAAAAATCTTCCGGAAAAGGCTGTTGCCGAGCGTATCATAGCAACCACCGATGCAAAGGATAGCATTCTTTTGGATATTGCCCGGGAAAAAGGTCTAGACACTTTTTATATACCTGGAAATGTAGGGGGGAGATTCTCGGTTCTTTCTCCGGTGGGACTGCTTTCGGCTTGCACCTGCGGCATAGATATTGACGGGCTGCTCATGGGGGCCGAAGATATGGCGAATCGCTGCAACAATTTTTACCCGGAGGACAATCCTGCACTGATGGATGCCGCTGTGCATTTCATGATGATGAAAGCCGGAAGGAATATTTCCGTTTTGATGCCCTATGCCGACAGGCTAAGATATTTGTCGGACTGGCATTCCCAGCTTTGGGCTGAAAGTCTTGGAAAGAAGAGCGACAATGATGAAAAGGTTGTCCATACCGGGCAGACTCCTGTCAAGGCGCTTGGCACGATAGATCAGCATTCGCAGGTTCAGCTTTATGCCGAGGGTCCGGACGATAAGATTATAACTTTTTTAAGGGTTGAAAGGTTTCGCAGGGATATGGCTATTCCGGGACGTTTTTCAGGCTACAAGAATCTTGAGGTGCTTGCGAATAGGGGCTTGTCAGAATTAATGAATGCGGAACAATTGGCCACAGAGGATGCTCTTTCTGAATTTGGAAGGCCAATTCTTACCATCGTTTTTCCTGAGATCAATGAGGAGACTGTGGGCCAGTTTATATATATGCAGGAGCTCAAAACGGCTTATTGTGGGGAGCTTCTAAACATCAATGCTTTTAATCAGCCTGGAGTTGAATTGGGCAAGGTTCTCACGCGGAAGTATATGATGAAGACGGGTGAAAATCCGGAACGGTTTAAGAATCAGACTTTGTCAAAGGATGGAATCTAA
- a CDS encoding AEC family transporter encodes MVVVTQVLILFFMIITGFVAKRFEIIKNEMNEGLINLVLYVMLPSLILTSMDFDFSPEILAKSGKIFVISIVIYSVIMAISFLIPKIVGGEKSQTAIYQYAFIFVNVAYMGYPVVNSVYGKIGVFYTAIFNLPFNLFIWTVGLWILTKDHEEFKGQVASFEIKRFLNPAIIAVFAGFILFLFSIRLPQIIYDTLGTLGSATMPLSMIFIGSVLADVEIKDILTDKKALAYSVLRQTLVPLVILYSLKALGFTGYMVGIPAVISGMPTAANTALMASKYKNDYHLASRLVFVSTFVSIFTIPVIVMLV; translated from the coding sequence TTGGTAGTTGTAACGCAGGTGTTGATTCTTTTTTTTATGATAATAACAGGATTCGTGGCAAAGAGGTTTGAAATAATCAAAAATGAAATGAACGAAGGTTTGATAAATCTTGTGCTTTACGTGATGCTTCCGTCTTTGATATTGACATCGATGGATTTTGATTTTTCACCGGAGATTCTGGCTAAAAGCGGAAAGATTTTTGTCATTTCCATAGTAATTTATTCGGTTATAATGGCTATATCATTTTTGATTCCGAAGATAGTGGGAGGCGAAAAAAGCCAAACGGCCATTTATCAATATGCGTTTATTTTTGTGAATGTGGCCTACATGGGATACCCTGTAGTCAATTCCGTTTATGGAAAGATAGGGGTTTTCTATACGGCTATTTTTAATTTGCCGTTCAATCTTTTCATATGGACAGTAGGTCTTTGGATACTTACCAAGGATCATGAGGAATTTAAGGGGCAGGTTGCAAGCTTTGAAATCAAGAGGTTTCTAAATCCGGCTATAATAGCTGTTTTTGCCGGATTCATTTTGTTCTTGTTTTCAATCCGCTTGCCGCAAATAATATATGACACATTGGGAACGCTCGGGAGCGCTACCATGCCGCTGTCGATGATTTTTATTGGGTCGGTACTGGCGGATGTGGAAATTAAGGATATTCTTACAGACAAGAAGGCGCTTGCGTATTCTGTGCTCCGCCAGACACTTGTTCCTCTTGTGATATTGTATTCCCTAAAGGCCCTGGGTTTTACGGGATACATGGTAGGGATTCCGGCTGTCATTTCAGGTATGCCTACTGCGGCCAACACGGCTCTCATGGCATCGAAGTATAAAAATGATTACCATCTAGCATCGAGGCTTGTTTTTGTGTCAACGTTTGTATCTATTTTCACCATTCCGGTGATAGTGATGCTGGTATAG
- a CDS encoding DUF1893 domain-containing protein — MHKDLKMAVDMLYSEGRALVLVRNGEVLKRDDRRGIGPMYDIATGERSLSDGSSLADKVIGKAAAMLAVDAGIARLYALVISEEAEKVLSDAKMEYHFKTMVPFIQNREKTGKCPMERLAGGIEFGDTEVLKERLREFLKTVESWKVERKNSGK, encoded by the coding sequence ATGCATAAGGATTTGAAAATGGCTGTGGATATGCTTTATAGCGAGGGCAGGGCTCTTGTGCTTGTAAGAAACGGAGAAGTTTTGAAGAGGGATGACAGACGAGGAATAGGACCGATGTATGACATTGCAACAGGTGAAAGGTCATTGTCTGATGGAAGCAGTCTTGCCGACAAGGTAATAGGAAAGGCAGCTGCAATGCTTGCGGTCGACGCAGGGATTGCCAGGCTTTATGCTCTTGTAATAAGCGAGGAAGCAGAAAAGGTTTTGTCTGATGCAAAGATGGAGTATCATTTCAAAACAATGGTGCCTTTCATACAGAACAGGGAAAAAACAGGCAAGTGTCCCATGGAGCGGTTGGCTGGGGGCATTGAATTTGGGGATACGGAAGTGTTGAAGGAAAGGCTTAGGGAGTTTTTAAAAACAGTAGAAAGTTGGAAAGTGGAAAGAAAAAACAGTGGAAAGTAG
- a CDS encoding phosphodiester glycosidase family protein has product MKMKMKKIKIFCIGLACLLASGTFAFADYDILHETEFTEQIGNGITYTENMIFTENGWLPIHITEGDLSENGVSLSLLSEEKANARAALSVLALAQPGAVAVVNGDFFDTGLSVSMGPVIKDGILLSSSIKDPGFNTAWTDADGMLQIGGAFEETYTLNNLSSRSKLSVELINKPYLKNDRIIVYDKAWEGLPPQKPDAIYMGVANGQVTGFETEASSLDIDSLDFIVAAIGTKVSALTESFKQNQLVNLEMELIPSIENITDAFGGGSLLLKNGAIPSSFSMPIPGRNPRTALGVDKSGSRFWLLTVDGRSSSAAGMTEAELASYMKNLGAWNAINLDGGGSTEMLARRLGETNLSIANTPSGSAERCVANAIAATSLKTNLAASDFRIDVSDERVVDGTSRLLETLFFDKNRNPAIGNPNEVEWSVAGNGLVKSGRFYPEGSGRSTITGTYKGNSRSITLLCVENPVGIRLYPRNISLDLNGTAEIKAIVHTSEGYEVSVDFEDISATVPDRIGSLSGNTFSASNRASSGKVSVSLGTFTDEIPVSIGYTSFVFNDFENPGDTFSGYPEAVTGSYGIDGGISKIGDSSGVMTYDFSGSDATRAAYLNLNKKIYSTPSQIGLWIKGDNGGGHWLRAKITDNEGKSSTLDLARYVDWDGWRFVKASIPSGVSFPIRLEQIYLVETDPENKASGQIWFDELTAFYKTPSSGQVNVQELAIPKDENLLDNAPENPLLTISVFGNTRPVSTMLDRLIHIRLAALAEKSNFALAPSPISEDLNKRLKAPLIGNSAGYSATGGTNLLVLNLDNSSKTGLRTSSASQIPWLRDQLEKAGEKNILLSMSEPWNFSDPLEEDLVLEWLEDYRARTGGKTYAIVPSRDGNLISKMKSGLKIIAAPSTPKIAGIDIFTDLNLMTIYITNDGLKYTSDPIYKRP; this is encoded by the coding sequence ATGAAAATGAAAATGAAAAAGATAAAGATATTTTGCATAGGTTTGGCTTGCCTTCTTGCTTCCGGCACATTTGCCTTCGCCGATTACGACATACTGCACGAAACTGAATTTACCGAACAGATAGGAAACGGTATCACATATACGGAAAACATGATTTTTACAGAAAACGGTTGGCTTCCAATACATATCACAGAGGGAGACCTGTCAGAAAATGGGGTGAGCCTTAGCCTTCTCTCTGAAGAAAAGGCAAACGCAAGAGCCGCGCTTTCAGTCCTTGCTCTTGCGCAGCCAGGTGCCGTGGCAGTCGTAAACGGGGACTTCTTCGACACCGGCCTTTCAGTATCAATGGGCCCCGTAATAAAAGACGGCATTCTTTTATCCAGCTCAATAAAAGACCCCGGCTTCAACACCGCATGGACAGATGCTGACGGCATGCTTCAAATCGGAGGAGCCTTTGAAGAAACATATACGCTTAATAACCTCTCAAGCCGAAGCAAACTCTCCGTGGAATTAATCAACAAGCCATATCTTAAAAACGACAGAATCATAGTATACGATAAGGCATGGGAAGGCCTTCCTCCCCAAAAGCCCGACGCAATATACATGGGAGTCGCAAATGGACAGGTAACCGGCTTTGAAACAGAAGCATCCTCACTCGACATTGATTCTCTAGATTTTATTGTTGCAGCTATCGGTACAAAAGTATCAGCTTTGACAGAATCCTTCAAGCAAAACCAACTGGTTAATCTGGAAATGGAATTGATTCCTTCAATAGAAAACATCACAGACGCATTCGGAGGAGGGAGCCTCCTTCTTAAAAACGGAGCAATTCCAAGCAGCTTCTCCATGCCTATTCCGGGACGCAACCCCAGAACGGCACTTGGCGTAGACAAAAGTGGAAGCAGGTTTTGGCTCCTTACGGTAGACGGCAGAAGCTCATCGGCAGCAGGAATGACAGAGGCAGAGCTTGCCTCCTACATGAAAAACCTTGGCGCATGGAACGCAATCAACCTTGACGGTGGCGGCTCGACAGAAATGCTCGCTCGCCGCCTTGGCGAAACGAATCTTTCAATAGCCAACACACCTTCCGGCTCGGCCGAAAGGTGTGTTGCAAACGCAATAGCGGCAACAAGCCTCAAGACAAACCTTGCAGCCTCGGATTTTCGCATAGATGTATCGGACGAAAGGGTTGTTGACGGCACATCGCGTTTACTAGAAACCCTATTTTTCGACAAGAACAGAAACCCCGCTATTGGCAACCCCAATGAAGTGGAATGGTCTGTAGCCGGAAATGGGCTAGTTAAAAGCGGACGCTTCTATCCGGAAGGATCAGGACGCTCGACAATCACGGGCACCTACAAAGGCAATTCTCGTAGCATAACCCTTCTATGCGTAGAAAATCCCGTAGGAATCCGTCTCTATCCGAGAAACATTTCACTCGACCTTAATGGGACTGCGGAAATAAAAGCAATTGTCCATACCTCCGAAGGATATGAAGTTTCTGTCGACTTCGAAGACATTTCAGCCACCGTTCCGGATCGTATCGGTAGCCTTTCCGGCAACACCTTTTCCGCCTCAAACCGTGCATCAAGCGGTAAAGTTTCGGTTTCTCTCGGCACCTTCACCGATGAAATTCCGGTTTCAATAGGATACACTTCATTCGTTTTCAACGACTTTGAAAACCCAGGAGACACATTCTCCGGGTATCCAGAGGCCGTAACGGGGTCCTACGGAATAGATGGCGGCATAAGCAAAATTGGCGACTCATCGGGAGTCATGACATATGACTTCAGCGGCAGTGATGCCACCAGGGCCGCCTATCTAAATCTAAATAAAAAAATATACTCCACGCCGTCCCAGATAGGGCTTTGGATAAAGGGCGATAATGGCGGAGGACACTGGCTCAGGGCCAAAATTACAGACAACGAAGGAAAATCATCTACTTTAGACCTTGCTCGCTATGTGGACTGGGATGGCTGGCGTTTCGTTAAGGCGTCCATCCCATCAGGTGTATCATTCCCCATACGGCTTGAACAAATTTACCTAGTAGAGACAGATCCCGAAAACAAAGCCTCGGGTCAAATTTGGTTCGACGAGCTGACAGCCTTCTACAAAACACCATCAAGCGGCCAGGTAAATGTTCAAGAACTCGCGATTCCCAAAGACGAAAACCTTCTTGACAATGCGCCCGAGAATCCGCTCCTCACCATCTCAGTCTTTGGAAACACAAGGCCTGTTTCCACAATGCTTGACAGACTAATCCATATAAGACTTGCAGCTTTGGCCGAAAAATCCAACTTTGCTTTGGCTCCTAGTCCTATTAGCGAAGATCTTAACAAAAGACTGAAGGCCCCCCTAATAGGGAACTCCGCCGGCTATAGCGCCACGGGCGGCACAAACCTTCTTGTTCTAAATCTCGACAACTCTTCAAAAACAGGACTTCGAACCTCAAGTGCATCCCAGATACCATGGCTCAGAGACCAGCTCGAAAAGGCCGGAGAAAAAAACATACTTCTGTCTATGTCCGAGCCGTGGAACTTCTCCGACCCACTAGAAGAAGATCTTGTACTTGAGTGGCTCGAGGATTACAGAGCGCGCACCGGAGGAAAAACCTATGCAATTGTCCCCTCAAGAGATGGAAACTTAATCAGCAAAATGAAAAGTGGGCTCAAGATTATAGCAGCCCCTTCAACACCCAAAATTGCCGGAATAGACATATTCACCGACCTAAACCTTATGACCATATACATCACCAATGACGGGCTGAAATACACATCGGATCCCATCTATAAAAGACCATAA
- a CDS encoding tRNA 2-thiocytidine(32) synthetase TtcA: MRKVLGCMRKAAQEYEMIQPGDVIGVGISGGKDSLTLLYGLHLLRNFYPVPFTIKAFSIDMGYEEFDFGPIKKFCLDLGIEYIIEKTNIYKIVFDVRKEKNPCSLCANLRRGALYNLLKKHGVSKAALGHHRDDAIETLLLSMLYEGRIHSFMPVTHLDRQGITVIRPLVYAEEKDIISATRRNNFPVIKSKCPAEGATKRDYMKELLREIDKENPRGRENLLKALTNPKQLSIWNPKQK; encoded by the coding sequence ATGCGAAAAGTGCTAGGCTGTATGCGAAAAGCCGCCCAGGAATATGAAATGATACAACCGGGAGATGTAATCGGTGTTGGAATATCCGGAGGAAAGGATTCACTTACCCTTCTCTATGGGCTCCACCTGCTAAGAAACTTTTACCCGGTTCCATTCACAATAAAAGCCTTCTCTATTGACATGGGATATGAAGAATTCGATTTCGGCCCAATAAAAAAATTCTGCTTAGATCTTGGAATAGAATACATCATTGAAAAAACAAACATATATAAAATCGTATTTGATGTGCGAAAGGAAAAGAATCCATGCTCGCTGTGCGCAAACCTCAGGAGAGGGGCCCTTTACAACCTGCTAAAGAAGCACGGCGTAAGCAAGGCTGCCCTAGGACATCACAGAGACGACGCTATAGAAACTTTGCTTCTAAGTATGTTGTATGAAGGCAGAATACACTCATTCATGCCGGTAACCCATCTTGACCGCCAGGGAATAACCGTAATAAGGCCACTGGTTTATGCCGAGGAAAAGGACATAATTAGCGCAACAAGGCGCAACAACTTTCCCGTAATAAAAAGCAAATGCCCCGCCGAGGGCGCAACGAAAAGGGATTACATGAAGGAACTCCTGCGTGAGATAGACAAAGAAAACCCCAGAGGACGGGAAAATCTCCTCAAGGCTCTTACAAACCCCAAACAACTAAGCATTTGGAACCCAAAACAAAAGTAA